Within Bacillus sp. Marseille-Q1617, the genomic segment GTCCGTTGCCGGTTTCTGTGCCAACACAGCACTTTCAACCAATACTGATCCAGAGAAAGCTTCACGTCCATTCGATGCCAATCGAGATGGGTTCGTCATGGGGGAGGGAGCCGGAGTTGTGGTATTGGAGGAACTGGAACATGCTTTAAAACGCGGAGCAACCATCTATGCCGAAGTGGTTGGATACGGCAGCACGGGAGATGCCTACCATATAACAGCACCGGCACCTGCCGGGGAAGGCGGCGCCAGAGCAATGAAAATGGCACTTGAAGATGGAGGTGTTCGTCCGGAGGAACTTGATTATATCAACGCACACGGTACGAGTACTCCTTACAATGATAAATACGAAACGATGGCAGTCAAAGAAGTATTTGGCGAACATGCTTACAAGCTTGCCATGAGTTCCACTAAATCAATGACCGGGCACCTGCTGGGGGCTGCCGGAGGAGTGGAGGCCATCTTTACTGTATTGGCAATGAAAGATAGTGTCCTTCCACCGACCATCAACCTGGATACAAAAGATCCGGATTGCGATCTTGATTATGTAGCAAATGAAGCCAGAAAGCGTGAAGTGAATGTGGCGATGAGTAACTCACTTGGATTCGGCGGCCACAACGCCACACTGGTGTTCAAGAAATATACAAAATAATGGACTTGGGGAGCGCACGGATCAATATCTGTGCGCTTTTTATTATTTTAGGGACGGATTCATCGGTTACTAAATTCTCTTTTTCTTCATATATATTAAAAAAAGAGAAAGAGGGATGAATGTGACAATCGCTCCGACTGATGAATGGCTGGCCGAATCGCTTGATAATCCATTGGCGATTCTGAAGAAAACAAAACAAGGAAGATCTGACGATGTGGAATCCCTGTATCATTACCTCATGAAACATGGGATGTACCGTCCGGCAATGGCTGCTAAAAAGATCTATGAGTCGATGAAGGAAAACAAACTTTGGGATTTATATATGAAGATTGAAAAGCTGTACAGGAAAAGATGGGATGGACCCAATGTTCCTGTTTATCTACTGCCAGTGCAGGAGAAAAGAGGGCTTTTTCAATCTTCCATGAAGAAGTCAGGGGTGTGCTTCAAAGATGAAATTTATTTATTTTTGAAGGAACAGGAAGATATAAAAGAATATGAAGCGTTATTTGTTCATGAGTATCACCATTGTGTGAGGATGGACAGATTGAACAAGAAAGATGAAGACTACACGTTATTAGATTCGATCATATTTGAAGGGCTGGCTGAACATGCTGTTCGAGAGTACTGCGGACAAGAGTATGTGGCGGCATGGACAAAAGCCTATAGAGAAAAAGAACTTTCTCATTATTATGAAAAGTGGATTAAACCCAACCTTAACATTACGCGTGTAAATCCGCTCCATGATCATTTACTTCTTGGTCAAAAAAGCTATCCTAGAATGCTTGGTTATGCAGCAGGCTATTATCTGGTGGAAAAAGCCCGGAAGAATAAGAAAGAAGTGACGAATCTGTTCATAGAGAAGCCATCTGCCTTTTTTTTACCTGAAAAAAAGGTCCCGACCTCCATTGAATTGCAATAGGTAAATACCCGTTTTCGTCATATATCCTTCCGCTGCACATAAACTATAGTATAAAAGGACAAGCAAAAAGAGGGTAGAGGCGGAAGGCATGGTGTTTCGTATGTTCGTAATGTTTATTGGTTTTGGACTGGCTGTTTCCGGCGGGGTAAGCATGATCATCTATCTGAACCTCCTTACAACAGGAATGACCATGACTGAATACTTACTATTTATATGTACACGGGTGGAGTGTTATCTTTTCCTGGTCGGTATTCTCATCATTACCTTGACGATCTACTTACCTCGCAGGAAAAACAACAACTATCTATAAAAGGTGCAGGTTCAGGAATATTTTTACTCTTTTCTGCCTATACTGATTGACAAATAAGATTGTAGCAAAGCGAGGGGTCAATCATGTTATATCTTCATGATGTATGGGTAAATTGGTTCGAAGGCGAAGAAAATGGCTACAATGTGTGTCATTTTCACGAATGGAGAAAAGAGGATGTCATTGAGTTGTTAGATCAAGTCCCTTTAATTAAAGTGGATACTGCACTTTTTCACTACATCGAGAATGATTTATCAGAATTACCTCAACAACTGCTGAATGATGTATATCAAAAAGCTTATTTAAGAAAAAACCATGAGCGGATTCAGCTTGATTACTGCTTTATCGTCACGGATGGGACAGGGATAATGGCGGTCGATACAATCGGATATACCGTTCCAATCCGAAAGAGCAGACTTATACCAAGACAGGAACAGCTGGTTTATGAAATGGTGGAAGGTCACGAAGCGACTCGGTACTCTCTGGAACATGGCCAAAAACCTGAGAACGCCTATCATATTCTTTCACCGAGTCCACATATGATGAATGGTTTGACAAGGAAGGAAAGGCAGCTTAAACAACTGCTGTTCATGGCTCTTGATCAACTGCACGGTTCGAAAAACACGGCTGAAATCCGCTACTGGTATACAGAATGGGCACCTGAACAATATAGGGTCATTCAGGATATGGATTTTGAAGACGTATGGAATATGCTGTATGAAGAAACGAAATATGGATGGTCAGAAAAGCATCTCACCCTGTGTGAGAACCTGATTAAGGGGCAGCCATTCTTTGAAAAGCTGTGGGAAGTTGAGAATCGTCCTAAAGTGAATTGAGCCAGAATCCCCAAGTCTACTGTAGACTTGGGGTTTTTTTGTGCAGAAAAAATGCTGAAGCCTTAATTGGCTCCAGCACTTCATTTGTCATTTTCTTTTTCTTTCTTTACGGCCCAGTCCCATGGCCTTTTCCATTTTCTTTAGCATCTTGCCCGCAGCACGATTGGCTTTTTCAGCTCCCCTGTCGAGAATACCATCCAATTCATCGGAGTCGATCAATTCATAATAGCGGTCCTGAATCGGTTTGATGGCATTGATTACTACTTGAGCCAGGTCACCTTTGAACTCCCCATACCCTTTTCCATCATATTTATGTTCGAGCTCTTCTATTGTAGTGCCCTCGAGGATGGAGTAAATCGATAACAAATTCGAAACACCGGGTTTGTTTTCCCTATCGTATTTCACCACGCCGTCTGAATCCGTGACCGCGCTCTTGATTTTCTTCTCGATTTGTTTTGGATCATCAAGTAAAGTAATGAATGCTTTTTGATTGGAATCGGATTTACTCATTTTCTTTAACGGGTCCTGCAGCGACATGACGCGTGCGCCGACTTTAGGGATCCGGACTTCAGGAACAGTGAAGATATCATTGTATTTATTGTTAAAGCGCTCTGCCAGATTACGGGTCAATTCCAGATGCTGTTTTTGATCTTCGCCTACAGGTACTAAATCAGTACCATACAGCAGGATATCGGCTGCCATTAATGGCGGGTAAGTCAAGAGTCCGGCAGAGACAGCTTCCTTACCATGGGATTTATCCTTGAATTGTGTCATTCGCTCAAGCTCGCCGATATACGTTACACACTGAAGGATCCATCCAGCCTGTGCATGGGCAGGTACTTCAGACTGTATGAATAAAGTGGATTTTTCCGGATCGATTCCGCAGGCGATATAAAGCGCTGCAAGGCTTTTGATGTTTTTGCGAAGCTCCATTTTATCCTGTTGTACTGTAATTGCATGCTGATCAACAACACAGAAGTAACAGTGGTAATCATTTTGCAATTCTGTAAACTGCTTCATTGCCCCGATATAATTACCAAGAGTAATTGTACCGCTTGGCTGTATTCCGCTAAATATGGTCTTCATTACTTTTCCTCCTAAATTTACACAAAATAAAAACCCACTCATCCTTATAATATAGGGACGAATGGGATTGTATCCGCGGTGCCACCCTAAGTACCCATGAATAGGGGTCAGCTTAGTCCATGCCGCCAGCATGGAACCTCTTTAACGTGAGGTAAATCCGTTATTCGCTACTGACATTTCACAAATAAGGCTCAGAAGTCCATTCGCTAAAAAATGATTACTTGTTTACAGCTGCCACAAGCTCTCTTGAAATCACTTTTTAGTTACTACTCTTCATCTACGCCATGATATTAGTATCCCTATTATAGTGAATTAACAGTTTTAATTCAAGTGTATAGGAGATAGGAGAGACCCAAAGATATGACGAGGAGGGAACTTCCTATTATAAGAAGGGAGCGGGTAATCTTATATGAACGGACTACAGTAAATTCTTTGTGGGCTTCCTGCGTCGAATCGATATCATCAAACTGGGAAAGGAACTTCCCCTGGACGGTACTTTTTCGAAATCTCTTTAAAGCATATACAATCCCGTTAAAGAATCCTTTTTGAAAGATATACAAGAAAGCCCCGATTATTAAATAAATCATCCCTGTAATAAATAAGCTGTTAAGAATGGAAAGAATGACCGGATCACCCTGAACAAGTGAAAACACCAGTGAGATGATCAGGATCAAGCCTGCAATCAAATAAATAGTTAACATACGCTTCATAATACTCCTTTATACCTTTTTTTATAAAAGTATACATGAAGCGGACGATGAATTTCAATTGCATTTCATATATATACAATACCTGATACCTGTGCGGCTCAAAAACACAATCATCTGCAGCCAGTACACACTTTGAGGGCTGGTGGAATTCCTGCTCTATTTAAGAAAAAGAGACAAATTGTATATATATTATAAAAAAAGCAACAAAATTTATAATTATAATAGAAACAACTTTCAATCTAGTTAATATCAACAGGTATTGATGATGGAGGAAAATAAATGAAAACGGATTATTGTAACAATTGTAATAGGACAAACACCCTAAAACTTAATGTAAAAATCCTTATATATCAACGTTTTACTATCATATGACCTATTAATCTGATAATTTTGCAAAAAAACTGTTAAATTAATATTGCAAAAATATCTCTATCATGTATAATAAGTAACAAATCTTCTGAAAATTAGAAGATAAATAAATATGAGATTTACGAGGAGGTCAATTTCAAGATGAAGAAAAAGTTTTCATTCTTGCTGGTTCTTCTTCTGGCTCTAAGTACATTCTTAGCTGCTTGTGGCGGCAACGAAGGTGCTGAAGGCGGAGAATCAGGTGACAAAGGCGGCGACAAGCCTGCTGAAGGTAAAGAGCAAGTACTTAACTTGATCGAGAGTTCTGAGATCCCATCAATGGACTCTACACTAGCTACTGACTCTGTTTCATTCAACGTAATGAACAACGTATTCGAAGGTCTTTACCGTTTAGGTGAGAACGACGAAGCAGTACTAGGTATGGCTGCTGAAGAACCACAAATCAGTGAAGACGGTCTTACTTACACGTTCAAACTGCGTGATGCTAAATGGTCAAACGGAGATCCCGTTACTGCTAACGACTTCGTTTACGCTTGGCAAAAAGCTTTAAACCCTGACACTGGTGCAGAGTATGCGTACATCATGTACGATATCAAAAACGCTGCAAAAGTTAACGCTGGTGAAGTTCCAGTTGAAGAATTAGGTGTTAAAGCAATTGATGAGAAAACGTTAGAAGTTAATCTTGAAGGCCAAGTACCATACTTCAAAGCATTACTTTCTTTCGCAACTTTCTATCCTCAAAACCAAAAATTTGTTGAAGAACAAGGCGATCAATATGGTCTTGAAGCTGACAAAGCATTATATAACGGTCCATTCACACTTTCTGAGTGGAAGCACGAGCAAAGCTTTAAATTAACTAAAAACGATGGTTACTGGGATGCAGAAACTGTCAAGTTGAAAGAAGTTAACTTCAATATCGTTAAAGATACTGCAACTGCAGTTAACCTTTATGAAACTGAAAAAGCAGATGTAACTGGTCTTTCTGCTGAATTCGTTGACAAGTACAAAGATGATCCAAACTTCAAAACTCTAGCGGATACTGCTGTATACTTCCTTCGTTTGAACCAAAAGAACGAATTAATGGCTAACGTAAACGCTCGTAAAGCAATCGATGCTGCTTATGACAAGCAAGGTATGGTTGACGTTCTTATGAACAATGGTTCAATGCCTGCTTACTACCTAGTACCAAAAGATTTCGTTTCAGGTCCAGACGGAGCTGAATACCGTGAAACTGTTGGCGATTTCGGTGGTTACGATGTGGAAAAAGCAAAAGAACACTGGGCTAAGGCAAAAGAAGAGCTAGGTAAAGATACGTTCGAAATCGAACTATTAAACTATGACTCTGAAAGCTCTAAGAAAGTCGGAGAATTCATTAAAGAACAATTAGAAACAAACCTTGAAGGTTTAACTGTTTCAATCAAAGCACAACCATTCAAGCAAAAGCTTGAGTTAGAATCTAAAGGTGACTATGACTTCGCATTCGCTGGTTGGGGTCCTGACTATCCAGATCCGATGACATTCATCGACATGTTCGTTACGGATGGAGCTCATAACCAAATGGCTTACTCTAATCCTGAGTATGACAAGTTAGTTGAGCAAGCTAAAGGTGAACTAGCTGATGATTTAGAAGCACGTTGGCAAGCAATGATCGACGCAGAGAAGATTCTTTTCGAAGATCAAGCAATCAGCCCAATGTATCAAAGAGGTAGTTCTTACCTAGAGCGTCCATATGTTAAAGGTATCCTTCGCCATTCATTTGGTGCAGATAATTCTTACAAGTGGGCTTCTGTTGAGTAATTCATAGCTCAATGACAAACCTTAAAAAGGGAGAGTGTATGCATTGGCATACGCTCTCCTTTTCCACTGATTGTCGAAAAAAATCAAAAGATTAAAAATAGATTGAAAATTTGTCGAATATCTATATAATTATCTATGTAATAAAAAAATAGACAAAAAAGGGGGGCTAAAGAATGGTCAGATATACAATTCAACGACTCGTTTATATGATCATCACTTTGCTTATCATTGCTACCGCTACTTTCTTTCTGATGAAGCTCCTGCCTGGATCTCCACTACAAAATCAAGAAAGGCTGTCTCCGGAACAACAACAAATCATTTTGGATAAATACGGCCTGAATGATCCTCTGCCGGTTCAGTATGTGAACTATATGACTGGACTTGCTCAAGGTGATTTAGGTTTATCATTCCAATACGATAACCGCCCGGTTACACAAATCATTGGAGATCGTATTGGACCTTCCGCACTTCTTGGATTCCAAGCTATGGTATTAGGATCGTTTTTAGGTATATTAGTAGGAATCATTGCAGCTATCAGGCATAACACCTGGCTGGATTATGGTTCTACCATTCTCGCAGTTTTAGGGATATCCATTCCATCTTTCGTTTTCGCAGCTTTACTTCAATATTACGTCGGGGTAAAACTTGAGTGGCTTCCTGTTGCCTTATGGGGAGAATACAAACACACAATCTTGCCGACATTGGCACTGACGGTGGGCGTTGTGGCAACGATTGCACGTTTCATGCGTACAGAGATGCTTGAGATTTTAAGCTCTGATTATATTTTACTGGCAAAAGCAAAAGGGATTTCAAAGGTTGGGACAGTTGTAAAGCATGCGGTCCGTAACGCTATGATCCCGATTGTAACGATTTTAGGGCCTATGACTGTAGCCGTCATGACTGGTTCACTCGTAGTAGAACGTATCTTTGCCGTTCCGGGACTCGGTGAGCAGTTCGTACTTTCTATCAATATGAATGACTATACAGTCATTATGGGTATCACATTATTCTTTAGTGTATTATTCATTGCGGTAATTTTCCTGGTCGATATCCTTTACGGTATCATTGACCCACGTATTCGTTTGGCTGGAGGGAAGAAATAATGGAAACAAACAAAAGAAAACTAGACCAACTGAGTCCAGATCTCTTCCAGCAGCAAAAAGCTAGGGAAGACGAAGCTGAAAGAATTGAAAGACCCAGCCTGAATTTCTGGCAGGATGCCTGGATCAGGCTTCGTAAAAGTAAAGGTGCTATTGTCGGGATTATCATCACGGCGATCATTATCTTCTTTGCCATTTTCGGCCCGGGTATGAATGAACATAGTTTTAGTGATCAAAATATTCGCCATGCAAAGCTGCCTCCTAAAATTGAAGCGCTTTCAGGGATCAGCTGGCTTCCGTTTGATGGTAAAGATGCAGATGGCTTTGATATTTACGAATCAAGACAAGTTGAAGTAAATTACTGGTTCGGTACCGACGACTTGGGACGCGACCTTTGGACGAGAACATGGAGCGGGACAAGAATTTCCCTTTACATCGGTATTTTAGCAGCTATCATTGACTTCATCATCGGAATTTCATACGGTGGTATTTCCGCTTATTATGGCGGGAAAGTCGATGATGTCATGCAGCGTATCATTGAGATTCTTGTAGGAATTCCAAACTTGATTGTCGTCATTCTCTTTATCCTGATCTTTGAGCCCGGGATATTCTCGATCACCATGGCGATGGTTATAACCGGATGGACCGGGATGGCCAGGATCGTGCGTGGTCAGGTCCTCCAATTAAAGAATCAGGAGTTCGTACTTGCATCACGTACATTAGGTGCAAGCAGCAACCGCTTGATCTTTAAACACCTACTGCCTAACGTAATGGGTCCTGTCATCATTACAACGATGTTTACAGTACCTGCGGCAATATATACTGAAGCATTCTTAAGCTTTATCGGATTGGGTATCGCACCGCCAAGAGCTTCCCTGGGGTCTCTTGTAAATGATGGTTACAGATCTATTCAATCGTTTCCATATATGATGTTTGTTCCATCTGTGGTTATCTCACTAATTATCTTAAGTTTTAACCTGATGGCTGACGGACTTCGCGATGCATTAGATCCGAAAATGCGTAAGTAATGGAAGGGAGATAGAATAACATGTCAAAAAGAATACTGGAAGTGAATAATTTACACGTCTCCTTCAATACGCATGGAGGGGAAGTCAAAGCAGTCCGCGGTGTAGATTTTCATTTAGATAAAGGTGAAACACTTGCAATAGTAGGGGAATCAGGTTCTGGTAAATCAGTTACGACTAAGGCGCTTATGCGGCTGATCCCGAATCCTCCTGGTTTCATTAAAGATGGAAGCATCTTGTTTGAAGGGAAGGATCTTGCCAAGCTTCCTGAAAAACAAATGGAAAAAATTCGCGGGAAAGATATGTCGATGATTTTCCAAGATCCCATGACTTCCTTAAACCCGACGATGACAATAGGTAAACAGATCATGGAACCGCTTGTGAAACACCAAAATATGAGTAAGAATGATGCAAGAAAACGCGCTATCGAGCTATTGAAGCTAGTGGGACTACCTAGTCCTGAGACGCGCTTTAAGCAGTATCCGCATCAATTCTCAGGTGGTCAGCGCCAGCGTGTCGTCATCGCCATCGCATTAGCCTGCAACCCGAAAATCCTGATTGCTGATGAACCGACAACGGCACTTGATGTTACTATTCAAGCACAGATTCTTGAATTGATGAAAGATTTACAGACAAAGATCGAAACGTCGATCATCTTCATCACCCATGATCTTGGGGTTGTAGCAAACGTTGCTGATCGTGTTGCCGTCATGTATGGCGGTCAGATCGTCGAGTCGGGAACGGTGGATGAAATTTTCTATGATCCGCGCCATCCGTACACATGGGGATTGATCGGTTCTATGCCTACAACTGAAACAGAAGGGGAGCAGGAATTGGTGGCTATACCTGGAACGCCTCCAGATCTTTTGAACCCTCCTAAGGGAGACGCATTCGCATTACGGAGTGAATACGCAATGAAGATCGATTTTGAACAAGAGCCCCCGTATTATAAGGTCTCTGATACTCATTTCGTGAAATCATGGTTAATGCATCCAAGTGCTCCACAGGTAGAGCCTCCTGAAGCAGTTAAACTAAGACATCGAAAAATGCCGTCCAACTACACTGAGCCGGTACTTGTTGAGGAGGTTCGTTCATAATGGCTGAGAAATTACTTGAAATCAAAAATCTTAAACAATATTTCAATCCTGGTAAACCTAATATGGTCAAAGCGGTTGATGATATATCTTTTGATATTTATAAAGGCGAAACGCTTGGACTGGTTGGGGAGTCCGGCTGTGGGAAATCGACTACAGGCCGTACAATCATCAGGTTGTATGACGCGACTGACGGTCAAGTATTATTCAATGGCGATGATGTACATGGTAAGAAAAGCCGTTCCCAATTAAAGAAATTCAATCGTAAAATGCAGATGATCTTCCAG encodes:
- the fabF gene encoding beta-ketoacyl-ACP synthase II, yielding MNNKRVVITGLGAVTPLGNNVEITWSGILEGKTGIGPLTRLNADDYPAKVAAELKDFDIEEYVERKEARKMDRFTHYAVAASVMAVKDSKLDITDENAHRVGVWIGSGIGGMETFENQYETFQKRGYRRVSPFFVPMIIPDMATGQVSIMLGAKGVNSCTVTACATGTNSIGDAFKVIQRGDADVMISGGAEAPITKMSVAGFCANTALSTNTDPEKASRPFDANRDGFVMGEGAGVVVLEELEHALKRGATIYAEVVGYGSTGDAYHITAPAPAGEGGARAMKMALEDGGVRPEELDYINAHGTSTPYNDKYETMAVKEVFGEHAYKLAMSSTKSMTGHLLGAAGGVEAIFTVLAMKDSVLPPTINLDTKDPDCDLDYVANEARKREVNVAMSNSLGFGGHNATLVFKKYTK
- a CDS encoding DUF2268 domain-containing protein, with product MNVTIAPTDEWLAESLDNPLAILKKTKQGRSDDVESLYHYLMKHGMYRPAMAAKKIYESMKENKLWDLYMKIEKLYRKRWDGPNVPVYLLPVQEKRGLFQSSMKKSGVCFKDEIYLFLKEQEDIKEYEALFVHEYHHCVRMDRLNKKDEDYTLLDSIIFEGLAEHAVREYCGQEYVAAWTKAYREKELSHYYEKWIKPNLNITRVNPLHDHLLLGQKSYPRMLGYAAGYYLVEKARKNKKEVTNLFIEKPSAFFLPEKKVPTSIELQ
- a CDS encoding YjbA family protein; the encoded protein is MLYLHDVWVNWFEGEENGYNVCHFHEWRKEDVIELLDQVPLIKVDTALFHYIENDLSELPQQLLNDVYQKAYLRKNHERIQLDYCFIVTDGTGIMAVDTIGYTVPIRKSRLIPRQEQLVYEMVEGHEATRYSLEHGQKPENAYHILSPSPHMMNGLTRKERQLKQLLFMALDQLHGSKNTAEIRYWYTEWAPEQYRVIQDMDFEDVWNMLYEETKYGWSEKHLTLCENLIKGQPFFEKLWEVENRPKVN
- the trpS gene encoding tryptophan--tRNA ligase, producing the protein MSGFLFCVNLGGKVMKTIFSGIQPSGTITLGNYIGAMKQFTELQNDYHCYFCVVDQHAITVQQDKMELRKNIKSLAALYIACGIDPEKSTLFIQSEVPAHAQAGWILQCVTYIGELERMTQFKDKSHGKEAVSAGLLTYPPLMAADILLYGTDLVPVGEDQKQHLELTRNLAERFNNKYNDIFTVPEVRIPKVGARVMSLQDPLKKMSKSDSNQKAFITLLDDPKQIEKKIKSAVTDSDGVVKYDRENKPGVSNLLSIYSILEGTTIEELEHKYDGKGYGEFKGDLAQVVINAIKPIQDRYYELIDSDELDGILDRGAEKANRAAGKMLKKMEKAMGLGRKERKRK
- a CDS encoding DUF3899 domain-containing protein, translating into MKRMLTIYLIAGLILIISLVFSLVQGDPVILSILNSLFITGMIYLIIGAFLYIFQKGFFNGIVYALKRFRKSTVQGKFLSQFDDIDSTQEAHKEFTVVRSYKITRSLLIIGSSLLVISLGLSYLLYT
- a CDS encoding peptide ABC transporter substrate-binding protein — protein: MKKKFSFLLVLLLALSTFLAACGGNEGAEGGESGDKGGDKPAEGKEQVLNLIESSEIPSMDSTLATDSVSFNVMNNVFEGLYRLGENDEAVLGMAAEEPQISEDGLTYTFKLRDAKWSNGDPVTANDFVYAWQKALNPDTGAEYAYIMYDIKNAAKVNAGEVPVEELGVKAIDEKTLEVNLEGQVPYFKALLSFATFYPQNQKFVEEQGDQYGLEADKALYNGPFTLSEWKHEQSFKLTKNDGYWDAETVKLKEVNFNIVKDTATAVNLYETEKADVTGLSAEFVDKYKDDPNFKTLADTAVYFLRLNQKNELMANVNARKAIDAAYDKQGMVDVLMNNGSMPAYYLVPKDFVSGPDGAEYRETVGDFGGYDVEKAKEHWAKAKEELGKDTFEIELLNYDSESSKKVGEFIKEQLETNLEGLTVSIKAQPFKQKLELESKGDYDFAFAGWGPDYPDPMTFIDMFVTDGAHNQMAYSNPEYDKLVEQAKGELADDLEARWQAMIDAEKILFEDQAISPMYQRGSSYLERPYVKGILRHSFGADNSYKWASVE
- the opp3b gene encoding oligopeptide ABC transporter permease, whose product is MVRYTIQRLVYMIITLLIIATATFFLMKLLPGSPLQNQERLSPEQQQIILDKYGLNDPLPVQYVNYMTGLAQGDLGLSFQYDNRPVTQIIGDRIGPSALLGFQAMVLGSFLGILVGIIAAIRHNTWLDYGSTILAVLGISIPSFVFAALLQYYVGVKLEWLPVALWGEYKHTILPTLALTVGVVATIARFMRTEMLEILSSDYILLAKAKGISKVGTVVKHAVRNAMIPIVTILGPMTVAVMTGSLVVERIFAVPGLGEQFVLSINMNDYTVIMGITLFFSVLFIAVIFLVDILYGIIDPRIRLAGGKK
- the opp3C gene encoding oligopeptide ABC transporter permease, coding for METNKRKLDQLSPDLFQQQKAREDEAERIERPSLNFWQDAWIRLRKSKGAIVGIIITAIIIFFAIFGPGMNEHSFSDQNIRHAKLPPKIEALSGISWLPFDGKDADGFDIYESRQVEVNYWFGTDDLGRDLWTRTWSGTRISLYIGILAAIIDFIIGISYGGISAYYGGKVDDVMQRIIEILVGIPNLIVVILFILIFEPGIFSITMAMVITGWTGMARIVRGQVLQLKNQEFVLASRTLGASSNRLIFKHLLPNVMGPVIITTMFTVPAAIYTEAFLSFIGLGIAPPRASLGSLVNDGYRSIQSFPYMMFVPSVVISLIILSFNLMADGLRDALDPKMRK
- a CDS encoding ABC transporter ATP-binding protein, with product MSKRILEVNNLHVSFNTHGGEVKAVRGVDFHLDKGETLAIVGESGSGKSVTTKALMRLIPNPPGFIKDGSILFEGKDLAKLPEKQMEKIRGKDMSMIFQDPMTSLNPTMTIGKQIMEPLVKHQNMSKNDARKRAIELLKLVGLPSPETRFKQYPHQFSGGQRQRVVIAIALACNPKILIADEPTTALDVTIQAQILELMKDLQTKIETSIIFITHDLGVVANVADRVAVMYGGQIVESGTVDEIFYDPRHPYTWGLIGSMPTTETEGEQELVAIPGTPPDLLNPPKGDAFALRSEYAMKIDFEQEPPYYKVSDTHFVKSWLMHPSAPQVEPPEAVKLRHRKMPSNYTEPVLVEEVRS